The DNA segment GAAGTCCAGATTAAAGGGATGCTGTCATAGGTTTGAATCGATATCATTCATCAAAATGAAGCTTGTACATACAAGGATCACAGATGGAAACCCAAACCCAGAGGAAAAGAATATTAGGATGACCAATGACGAGGAGGTCCTTTTCAAGGGGtggggggagagggagagaggagccaCATCTCAGAGTCGGGGCGGGGGGTATTGAGAAGGGAAACGGCTAATTTAATCGCAGGAATTGACCCCTTCCCCCCGTCCCCGCCCGCTATATTAATAGACCCCATACTGGAAACGCAAGCATTGAGCCTTCCCCGCTTCGCTTCCATCCCTCCTCTCCGCATACGAAACGGAAGAGAGCAGAGCAGACGTCTTTGTTCGCTTCGCTGAAACAACCCAAAACTCTTCTGTGCTCTGTTTTCTTATCGCTCAGCTTCTTCCGATAGGTAGAGCTCGTGGTAGAGCCTCTGAATTCCGGTGGCTGACGACTCCACGATGTGCAGCACGACCACCACAGCCGCCGGCGCCGTCTCCGTCTCCATGGCCTCCCCCCACGAAAAGAATCCCCTGCTCCCTCCGGGCCATATTTATCTCACCCTCGTTCCTGTCTCCAAACCATCCAGTCATAGCAATAAATCACCTGCTCTCGAGGCCCCACAGAAGCCAACCATCACCCAGAAGTCGCTGCTTCCCTTGCCGTCGCCGTCGGAGACGCTGCAGGAGGCCGGCTCCCTCTTTCGCCTCTCCTTCCCCATTGCGCTGATGGCGCTACTCATCTACTCCCGCTCCGTCCTGTCCATGCTCTTCCTCGGGTCCCTCGGCGACCTTCCCCTCGCCGCCGGCTCCCTCGCCATCGCCTTCGCCAACATCACTGGCTACTCGGTGCTCTCCGGTCTGTCCCTCGGCATGGAGCCACTCTGCTCCCAGGCCTTCGGCGCCAACCAGCCCCACCTCCTCGCGCTCACTTTCCACCGCTCCGTGCTCTTCCTCCTCTGCTCCTCCGTGCCCATCGCGTTGCTATGGTTCCACATGTCCCGGATTCTCCTATTCCTCGGCCAGGATCCCGAGATCACCGCCCTCGCCCAGGCCTATCTCCTCTTCGCCCTTCCGGAcctcctctccttctccctcATCCACCCCATCCGGATCTACCTGCGGTCCCAGGGCGTCACGCAGCCGCTCACGACCGCCGCAGCCTTCGCAGCTGCCGTCCACCTCCCCGCCAATTATCTCCTCGTCACCCACCTCCGCCTCGGCGCTCCcggcgtcgccgccgccgccgccgcctccaacCTCGCTCTCCTCCTCTGCCTCATCCCCCACGCGCCCCGCGGGCCCACCGCCGCATGCCTGACCGGGTGGGCCCCCCTCGCCCGCCTCGCCGCTCCCAGCTGCGTCTCCG comes from the Musa acuminata AAA Group cultivar baxijiao chromosome BXJ1-10, Cavendish_Baxijiao_AAA, whole genome shotgun sequence genome and includes:
- the LOC135595623 gene encoding protein DETOXIFICATION 51-like, which encodes MCSTTTTAAGAVSVSMASPHEKNPLLPPGHIYLTLVPVSKPSSHSNKSPALEAPQKPTITQKSLLPLPSPSETLQEAGSLFRLSFPIALMALLIYSRSVLSMLFLGSLGDLPLAAGSLAIAFANITGYSVLSGLSLGMEPLCSQAFGANQPHLLALTFHRSVLFLLCSSVPIALLWFHMSRILLFLGQDPEITALAQAYLLFALPDLLSFSLIHPIRIYLRSQGVTQPLTTAAAFAAAVHLPANYLLVTHLRLGAPGVAAAAAASNLALLLCLIPHAPRGPTAACLTGWAPLARLAAPSCVSVCLEWWWYELMILLCGLLPEPRPAVASMGVLIQTTALVYVFPSSLGFGVSTRVGNELGANRPGRARVSASVSVIVAAVMGLAAMFFTAGVRDRWGRMFTDDGEILRLTAAALPVVGLCELGNCPQTVGCGVLRGSARPARAAHVNLGAFYLVGMPVAVGLGFWLGLGFVGLWMGLLAAQVCCAGLMLHAVGTTDWESQARRAQMLTCAEAAPPPVLEEVKVEPAAAKLVEEEEEVAAKGVTCCYEPLISIKVCDLER